One genomic segment of Ricinus communis isolate WT05 ecotype wild-type chromosome 3, ASM1957865v1, whole genome shotgun sequence includes these proteins:
- the LOC8258875 gene encoding probable LRR receptor-like serine/threonine-protein kinase At3g47570: MGLFCKNLWLSVRTFALVSLGYFISTSCAMVTSNETDLHALLEFKAKITHDPFGVLSSWNNTINFCQWHGVTCGRRHQRVTKLDLRSLKLAGSISPSVGNLSFLRELNLRNNSFSHEFPQEINHLGRLEILDLSNNSISGHMPANISSCSNLISVRLGRNQIEGNIPAQFGHLFNLQILYVHNNNLTGSIPHSLGNLSYLLALSLCDNNLVGTIPYTIGQLMNLTFLSCCSNRLSGVIPSSVFNLSSIGTLDISGNYFHGSLPSDLGIFLSSIQRFNAFSNLFTGRIPSSISNASNLEILALDINKFIGDVPSLERLPRLQWLLLTSNYLGNGKVDDLSFLYSLTNSSELEILGINGNYFGGSIPSVICNFSTSLIYLFMDNNHLTGSIPSGIGNLVSLQDFEVWNNQLSGFIPPTIGKLQNLRVLDFSSNKFSGQLPTSLGNLTNLIQLIASENNLGGNMPSNLGTCENLLLLNLSHNHLSDAIPPQLLNLTSLSLYLDLSDNQLTGTVPVEVGNLKSLGQLDVSNNKLSGWIPSTLGSCKSLESLHMKGNNFQGLIPSSLGSLKALQVLDLSHNNLSGQIPEFLSQIVLLQLNLSHNNFEGPVPAKGVFRNVSATSLEGNNKLCGGIPEFHLAPCISTRHKKSGLTHNLRIVVATVCVLVGVTLLLWVIVVFFLKKKRRKESSSSFSEKKALELSYHTLYKATDGFSSANTLGAGSFGTVFKGELGGGETSIAVKVFNLMRHGAFKSFIAECEALRNIRHRNLVKVLTACSSVDYQGNEFKALVYEFMVNGSLEEWLHPPDEAKAIPRNNLNILQRLNIAVDVACALDYLHNHCETPIIHCDLKPSNILLDNEMTGHVGDFGLAKFYRERSHQSSSIGIRGSLGYAPAEYGTGNEVSTSGDVYSYGILLLEIFTGKRPMDDWFNEDVSLHNYVKNALPEQVVEILDPTLFQEGEGGISLIRRSNASINRTMECLISICEIGVACSAETPGERMNICDVAGQLVSIRNKLLRN, from the exons ATGGGGCTTTTCTGCAAGAATTTGTGGCTTTCTGTACGCACTTTTGCTCTTGTTAGCCTTGGCTACTTTATCTCAACTAGCTGTGCCATGGTTACTAGCAACGAAACTGACCTCCATGCCTTGCTTGAATTCAAAGCCAAAATAACTCATGATCCTTTTGGTGTCCTAAGCTCATGGAATAATACCATCAACTTCTGTCAATGGCATGGTGTCACATGCGGTCGTCGTCATCAGAGGGTGACTAAGTTAGACCTGCGATCCCTGAAGCTTGCAGGCTCTATATCACCATCCGTTGGCAATTTGAGCTTTCTGAGGGAATTGAATCTTCGAAACAATAGCTTCAGCCATGAATTCCCTCAAGAGATTAACCATTTGGGTAGATTGGAGATACTCGACTTGAGCAACAATTCAATTAGCGGGCACATGCCAGCCAATATATCAAGTTGCTCTAACCTTATTTCCGTCCGGCTTGGTCGCAACCAGATAGAAGGAAACATTCCTGCACAATTTGGCCACTTGTTTAATCTCCAAATTCTTTATGTTCACAATAACAATCTAACAGGAAGTATCCCTCATTCTCTTGGGAACTTATCTTATCTTTTAGCTCTTTCTCTTTGTGACAACAATTTGGTTGGGACGATTCCTTATACTATAGGACAACTGATGAATCTTACTTTCTTAAGTTGTTGTTCGAATAGGTTGTCAGGTGTCATCCCTTCCTCGGTTTTCAATCTCTCTTCTATAGGGACTTTAGACATATCTGGGAACTATTTTCATGGAAGTCTTCCTTCAGATTTAGGCATCTTTCTTTCCAGTATCCAACGTTTTAATGCATTTAGTAACTTGTTCACTGGTCGCATTCCTTCATCAATTTCCAATGCTTCAAATCTAGAGATCCTCGCGTTGGATATAAACAAATTCATTGGAGATGTGCCATCTCTGGAAAGGTTACCTAGGCTTCAGTGGCTACTTCTTACTAGCAACTATCTAGGAAACGGGAAAGTTGACGACTTGAGCTTTCTCTACTCCTTAACCAATAGCAGTGAATTAGAAATTCTGGGTATAAATGGGAATTACTTTGGAGGGAGTATTCCTAGCGTTATTTGCAATTTTTCAACTAGTCTGATATATTTGTTTATGGATAACAATCACCTGACGGGAAGCATCCCATCCGGGATTGGAAATCTTGTCAGCTTGCAGGATTTTGAGGTGTGGAATAACCAACTCTCTGGTTTCATTCCGCCTACTATTGGAAAGCTTCAAAATCTACGAGTACTGGATTTCAGTTCAAACAAGTTCTCTGGCCAGCTTCCAACCTCTTTGGGGAACTTGACAAATTTAATTCAGCTCATTGCAAGTGAAAATAATCTTGGGGGTAACATGCCCTCAAATCTTGGCACATGCGAAAACTTGCTTCTATTGAATCTCTCTCATAATCATCTAAGTGATGCCATACCCCCACAACTTCTAAATCTCACATCATTATCCCTATACCTAGATCTGTCTGATAACCAATTGACAGGAACTGTACCTGTGGAAGTTGGAAATTTGAAAAGCCTAGGACAGTTAGATGTTTCCAATAACAAGTTATCAGGATGGATTCCAAGCACTCTTGGCAGTTGTAAAAGTTTAGAATCACTCCACATGAAAGGAAACAATTTCCAAGGGCTCATTCCTTCATCTTTGGGATCACTTAAGGCTCTTCAGGTTTTAGATTTATCACATAACAATTTGTCAGGTCAAATTCCAGAATTTTTGTCACAAATAGTCCTGCTGCAGTTGAACTTGTCTCACAACAATTTTGAAGGTCCAGTACCTGCTAAAGGTGTCTTTAGAAATGTGAGTGCTACTTCACTTGAAGGAAACAATAAACTTTGTGGGGGAATTCCTGAATTCCACTTGGCTCCATGTATTTCCACAAGGCATAAGAAAAGTGGATTGACTCATAATTTGAGAATAGTTGTTGCCACTGTATGTGTCCTGGTAGGCGTTACATTGTTGTTGTGGGTTATAgtagttttctttttgaagaagaagcgAAGGAAGGAATCTTCTTCAAGCTTTTCAGAGAAGAAAGCTTTGGAACTATCCTACCATACTCTTTATAAAGCTACTGATGGATTTTCTTCAGCTAATACGCTCGGTGCGGGAAGTTTTGGAACTGTTTTTAAGGGAGAACTTGGCGGGGGAGAAACTTCTATTGCTGTCAAGGTGTTCAACCTTATGCGTCATGGAGCTTTCAAGAGTTTCATAGCTGAATGTGAAGCCTTGAGAAACATCAGACATCGGAATCTTGTAAAGGTGCTGACCGCGTGCTCAAGTGTGGATTATCAGGGAAATGAATTTAAGGCTCTGGTTTATGAGTTCATGGTTAATGGAAGCctggaggagtggctgcatCCACCTGATGAAGCAAAAGCCATACCGAGGAATAACTTGAATATTCTACAAAGACTGAATATTGCGGTTGATGTAGCTTGTGCACTTGATTATCTCCATAATCATTGTGAAACACCAATCATTCATTGTGATCTCAAACCGAGCAATATTCTTCTTGATAACGAAATGACAGGGCACGTAGGAGACTTTGGGTTGGCTAAATTCTATCGGGAACGAAGTCATCAATCAAGTTCCATTGGAATAAGAGGAAGTCTTGGTTATGCTCCTGCTG AGTACGGTACGGGCAATGAGGTGTCAACAAGTGGTGATGTctatagttatggcattcTGTTACTGGAAATTTTCACTGGAAAGAGGCCTATGGATGACTGGTTCAATGAAGATGTTAGCCTTCATAATTATGTCAAGAATGCATTGCCTGAACAAGTGGTAGAGATTTTGGATCCCACTCTTTTTCAGGAAGGAGAAGGAGGGATAAGCTTGATCAGAAGAAGCAACGCAAGCATTAACAGAACAATGGAATGTCTGATTTCGATATGTGAAATTGGAGTAGCTTGTTCTGCTGAAACGCCAGGAGAAAGAATGAACATTTGTGACGTTGCAGGTCAGCTGGTTTCAATCAGAAACAAACTTCTCAGAAACTAG